One Thermodesulfobacteriota bacterium DNA segment encodes these proteins:
- a CDS encoding peptide ABC transporter substrate-binding protein has product MMMVFFLLLGCKGKEKDVSSQSLLQKDTLNINIGAEPPTLDWSLATDSTSFTVLNNIMEGLTRFGDGYQPEPALAEKWDISDDGKTITFYLRKDVIWTDGVPLKAQDFEYSWKRLLSPSTGADYAYFLFDIKGAEEYNSGKENSPDKIGVKALDEHTLRVELKRPASYFLSLLTFMSTFPMRKDVVEKHGIRWTEPENIVTLGPFALSSWRHHERMVLTRNPKYYGEKPRVERVDMIMNENPTSALALYESGELDFIDGRGIPPLEVPRLRLSPEFKTEPQFRGNYIAFNIKKPPFDNPLVRRAFSAAIDRSSLAELIQGAGIPTTSWIPQGMLGYDPEIGIKFNPEQAKAWLSQAGYPDGKGFPKVTFLYPDVGNNGIIAEALQSMWKRYLGVEIELDNQEWKVFLSTLDTDPPHIFRHGWGADFPDPHNFMNLFECASGNNETHWCNSKYDELVERAAEEENPEKRIAMYREAQRILTEVDVPIAPMFTSVQQSMIKPYVAGLDPDPLGLVLFYKVHFLDRSS; this is encoded by the coding sequence ATGATGATGGTCTTTTTCCTTCTCTTAGGCTGCAAGGGGAAGGAAAAGGACGTCTCTTCGCAGTCTTTACTGCAGAAGGATACCCTTAACATAAATATCGGGGCCGAGCCACCCACCCTAGACTGGTCCTTGGCTACAGACAGCACTTCGTTCACCGTACTTAATAACATAATGGAGGGCCTCACCAGGTTTGGAGACGGTTACCAGCCGGAGCCCGCTCTGGCAGAGAAATGGGATATAAGCGATGACGGGAAGACTATTACCTTCTATCTCCGAAAGGATGTCATTTGGACCGACGGAGTACCGCTCAAGGCTCAAGACTTTGAGTACTCCTGGAAGCGCCTCCTTAGTCCTAGTACCGGCGCCGATTACGCCTATTTTCTATTCGATATAAAGGGAGCCGAAGAGTATAACAGCGGAAAAGAAAACAGCCCGGATAAAATCGGTGTAAAAGCACTTGACGAACATACACTTCGGGTAGAACTTAAACGACCTGCTTCCTATTTTCTCAGCCTTCTAACCTTCATGTCCACCTTCCCCATGAGAAAGGACGTCGTGGAAAAGCACGGCATCAGGTGGACCGAGCCGGAAAACATAGTCACCCTCGGCCCATTTGCGCTATCGTCCTGGCGACACCATGAAAGAATGGTGCTCACCAGAAACCCGAAGTATTACGGGGAAAAACCCCGGGTGGAGAGGGTAGACATGATAATGAATGAAAATCCAACATCGGCACTCGCTCTTTACGAGAGCGGGGAATTGGATTTTATAGATGGAAGAGGCATACCGCCTCTCGAGGTGCCTCGGCTGAGGCTATCGCCGGAGTTCAAGACAGAGCCTCAATTCAGGGGGAATTACATCGCCTTCAACATTAAAAAACCGCCTTTTGACAACCCATTGGTAAGACGTGCCTTTTCCGCGGCCATAGACCGGTCCAGCCTTGCCGAGCTCATCCAGGGAGCTGGCATTCCTACAACCTCTTGGATCCCGCAGGGGATGCTGGGTTATGACCCGGAAATCGGGATCAAGTTCAACCCGGAGCAGGCTAAGGCCTGGCTTTCCCAGGCCGGATATCCGGACGGAAAGGGATTTCCCAAGGTGACCTTTTTATATCCGGACGTCGGTAACAACGGAATAATAGCAGAGGCACTGCAAAGTATGTGGAAAAGGTACCTGGGGGTGGAAATCGAGCTGGATAACCAGGAATGGAAGGTGTTTCTGAGCACACTCGATACCGACCCCCCTCACATTTTTCGCCACGGGTGGGGGGCAGACTTCCCGGACCCGCACAATTTCATGAACCTTTTCGAGTGTGCAAGCGGCAACAACGAGACCCACTGGTGTAACTCTAAATATGACGAGCTTGTAGAAAGGGCTGCCGAGGAGGAAAACCCGGAGAAGAGAATTGCCATGTATAGAGAGGCTCAGAGAATATTAACCGAGGTCGATGTCCCCATCGCGCCTATGTTTACCTCAGTCCAGCAGAGTATGATAAAGCCCTATGTTGCCGGGCTTGACCCGGACCCCCTAGGACTAGTCCTCTTCTATAAAGTCCATTTTTTGGATAGAAGTTCCTGA
- a CDS encoding alcohol dehydrogenase catalytic domain-containing protein, with product MYKAAVLISPEEIRIEEREEPSLSDNEVLIRVKFAGVCGTDIALFSGQYKVPLPLVLGHEFSGEIVAVGNKLDEELIGKSVVAEINNTCIAYRNKDLCEFCEIGLSNHCPRRTVLGIISSDGAFAELIKVPVGSVHVLPPEISLEEAVLVEPLAAAIQTFELTPASKGDTVAVLGVGRLGTLVCAVANALGARVIAISRSNWKLERAKNFGATEVINSSLDDPIKKIKDYTDGLGANIVVEATGTPDGLGLALELVRPRGTVALKTTCGVEQCPIDSTKAVVNEIRIQGSRCGPFEKAISTLKQREIPFQQLISHFYPLDKTKEAIATARTASKVLIDLTIPG from the coding sequence ATGTATAAAGCGGCGGTGTTAATTTCCCCGGAAGAAATAAGAATAGAGGAGCGTGAGGAGCCCAGCCTATCCGATAACGAAGTTCTGATTAGGGTTAAATTTGCCGGCGTCTGTGGGACTGATATCGCTTTATTCTCAGGACAATATAAGGTACCGTTGCCACTCGTTCTCGGGCATGAATTCAGCGGAGAGATTGTAGCTGTTGGAAACAAGCTAGATGAAGAACTTATAGGGAAGAGCGTCGTTGCTGAAATTAACAATACTTGCATTGCTTATAGAAATAAGGACTTATGTGAATTTTGTGAAATAGGACTCTCAAACCATTGCCCCAGAAGGACCGTCCTGGGAATAATCTCTTCAGACGGAGCTTTCGCCGAGCTTATTAAGGTCCCGGTTGGCAGTGTTCATGTTCTACCCCCGGAAATCTCCCTGGAAGAGGCCGTGCTGGTCGAGCCGCTTGCTGCGGCGATTCAAACGTTTGAGCTTACGCCGGCGAGTAAAGGCGATACCGTGGCTGTTTTGGGGGTTGGCCGCCTGGGTACTTTGGTTTGTGCCGTGGCAAATGCGCTCGGTGCCAGGGTAATAGCTATATCCCGCTCGAACTGGAAGCTGGAAAGGGCCAAAAATTTCGGCGCTACCGAAGTCATAAATTCATCTCTGGATGACCCGATTAAAAAAATTAAAGATTACACCGACGGGCTTGGAGCAAATATAGTTGTTGAAGCGACTGGAACACCGGACGGACTGGGCCTGGCCTTAGAACTCGTCCGCCCTAGAGGAACCGTCGCCCTTAAAACCACTTGTGGAGTAGAACAATGCCCCATTGACTCCACGAAGGCGGTGGTGAACGAAATTCGCATACAGGGCTCGCGTTGCGGTCCTTTTGAGAAAGCGATCAGCACGCTAAAGCAAAGAGAAATTCCATTTCAGCAACTCATTTCTCATTTTTACCCTCTGGACAAAACAAAAGAAGCAATAGCCACTGCAAGAACAGCCTCTAAGGTTCTTATTGATTTAACGATACCAGGCTGA
- a CDS encoding MoxR family ATPase: protein MTPAHAEAERNIKSAAVLHKGERVLESRELSTKIKSLEKNIQRVIKGKPEVVRTSIVGLLSQGHMLIEDIPGVGKTTLAQALAKSTAISFKRVQFTSDLLPSDILGVSVFDQKNGEFNFKPGPIFANIVLADEINRATPKTQSALLEAMNESRITIDGKSYELPKPFMVIATQNPFEYKGTFPLPENQLDRFSMRISIGYPDYESEKEILSKFSPANPWDGIQPVISREEVLLLQGMVEKVKIDESILDYILSIIKETRNPKLFELGVSPRGAIALKRAAQSHALIEGRSYCIPDDVKEMAIPVLAHRVILKHDGLMGNGREGSIKEALERVKVPI from the coding sequence ATGACCCCTGCCCATGCGGAAGCGGAAAGAAATATAAAAAGTGCTGCGGTGCTGCATAAAGGAGAAAGAGTATTGGAATCCAGAGAGCTTTCTACAAAAATTAAGAGCCTAGAAAAAAATATCCAGAGGGTGATAAAGGGAAAGCCGGAGGTAGTGAGGACCTCTATTGTAGGGCTTCTTTCTCAAGGACATATGCTGATCGAAGATATACCCGGTGTTGGAAAGACTACACTAGCTCAGGCTTTGGCCAAGTCCACCGCCATTTCTTTCAAGAGGGTTCAATTCACGAGCGACTTGCTCCCGTCTGATATCCTCGGCGTATCCGTGTTTGACCAGAAAAACGGGGAGTTTAACTTCAAGCCCGGCCCCATATTCGCGAACATAGTGCTTGCCGATGAAATAAATCGGGCCACACCCAAGACGCAGAGCGCCCTTCTTGAGGCCATGAACGAATCCAGAATAACTATAGACGGCAAAAGCTACGAGCTCCCTAAGCCTTTCATGGTAATCGCCACACAAAACCCGTTTGAATATAAGGGCACTTTTCCCCTTCCCGAGAACCAACTGGACCGTTTCTCGATGAGGATAAGCATAGGCTATCCTGATTACGAGAGTGAAAAGGAGATTCTATCAAAGTTTAGCCCGGCAAACCCCTGGGACGGAATTCAGCCGGTAATATCCCGGGAGGAGGTGCTCCTTCTCCAGGGTATGGTGGAAAAGGTAAAGATCGATGAATCCATCCTGGACTATATATTATCCATAATAAAAGAGACCAGGAATCCAAAGCTTTTTGAGCTGGGGGTAAGCCCCCGGGGAGCGATAGCCTTAAAACGGGCAGCCCAGTCACACGCCCTTATCGAGGGCAGGAGTTACTGCATCCCGGATGATGTGAAGGAGATGGCCATACCTGTTCTTGCGCATCGGGTCATATTGAAGCATGACGGCTTAATGGGAAATGGAAGAGAAGGGTCAATCAAAGAAGCCCTGGAAAGAGTAAAAGTACCTATTTAG
- a CDS encoding DUF4136 domain-containing protein — MLQVFTTKRPLVISGYLFLGIIILVALVYGQSASSNFEEEPTKSPSEAVFIRNPNFIIETPVRFAWLPESINAYYLAGLTAGPKDFPSQNTIQKAITKRLTPHGFEYDKSAYSGKAVFDREKKGTEMKPSDLILVKNWAWAANFGASGLLREITLENKGSQDVRDLRIKVGYLGTAREKEGYWGPTSIFVIQDLLPANSEKTFKNINIGFRHPDGIRENMSVLSAKTITHDLLIGYYLVPVNAINDHDLNKTYNITEAGQENDINNEYKKGTLIIDVIDAETRVLVWRGAMQALPSFDSSDFMKQEKINLAVEKLIINFIRPTK, encoded by the coding sequence ATGTTGCAAGTATTTACAACGAAAAGACCACTAGTAATTTCGGGTTATTTGTTTTTAGGGATCATTATTCTGGTTGCTTTGGTATATGGTCAAAGCGCCTCTTCCAATTTTGAGGAGGAACCTACCAAATCTCCATCCGAGGCCGTTTTCATAAGAAACCCAAATTTTATTATAGAAACCCCGGTCCGTTTCGCCTGGCTGCCCGAATCGATTAACGCTTACTACTTGGCCGGTTTAACCGCTGGCCCAAAGGATTTTCCTTCACAGAATACGATTCAAAAAGCCATAACTAAACGCCTAACCCCTCATGGTTTTGAATACGACAAGTCAGCATATTCCGGTAAAGCCGTATTCGACCGGGAAAAAAAGGGGACAGAGATGAAACCAAGCGACCTAATCTTAGTTAAAAACTGGGCTTGGGCTGCCAACTTCGGAGCGAGCGGACTCTTGAGGGAGATTACTCTGGAGAATAAAGGGAGTCAGGACGTCAGAGATTTGAGAATCAAGGTTGGCTATCTGGGCACAGCGAGAGAAAAAGAAGGATACTGGGGGCCAACCAGCATTTTTGTCATTCAAGACTTGCTTCCGGCAAATAGCGAGAAAACATTCAAGAATATAAATATTGGATTCCGTCACCCTGATGGGATAAGAGAAAACATGAGCGTTTTAAGCGCAAAAACCATAACCCATGATTTATTGATCGGCTATTATCTGGTGCCCGTAAATGCCATTAATGACCATGACTTGAATAAGACATACAACATTACCGAAGCCGGGCAGGAAAATGATATTAACAACGAATACAAAAAGGGTACGTTAATTATCGACGTGATAGACGCCGAAACCAGAGTACTGGTCTGGCGGGGGGCAATGCAAGCCCTACCGAGTTTTGATAGCTCGGATTTCATGAAGCAAGAGAAAATTAATCTCGCAGTAGAAAAATTGATTATCAATTTTATCAGGCCGACTAAATAA
- a CDS encoding CBS domain-containing protein gives MHIRKITKKKVITVSPKDKVVKAARLMDKKNVGSVVVVQDGKPVGILTDRDIAIRVVAKQADMDSTLVKDVMTGRIVTGREGQRAAELAKVMHENGIRRVPIVDKKGKLTGIITLDDLLYLIGIRLRFS, from the coding sequence ATGCATATCCGTAAGATAACAAAAAAGAAGGTAATCACGGTAAGCCCTAAAGACAAAGTGGTAAAGGCAGCGAGGCTTATGGATAAGAAAAATGTGGGGAGCGTTGTAGTAGTTCAGGACGGCAAGCCCGTTGGGATCCTCACCGATAGGGACATCGCCATCAGGGTAGTGGCTAAACAAGCGGATATGGACTCGACCCTGGTGAAAGACGTAATGACCGGCAGGATTGTTACCGGAAGGGAAGGGCAGAGGGCCGCCGAGCTTGCCAAGGTGATGCATGAGAACGGAATACGCCGTGTGCCCATAGTGGACAAGAAGGGAAAGCTTACCGGGATAATTACCCTGGATGACCTCCTATACCTAATCGGAATCAGATTAAGGTTTTCCTAA
- the secA gene encoding preprotein translocase subunit SecA yields MKKIIGSQNERELKKLRSVISSINEWENELIKLPTSELINKTAHFRETIKNRLNGAQELEEEEYFKGLEDILWEILPEAFAVAREASRRTLGMRPFDVQLIGGMVLHQGKIAEMKTGEGKTLVAALPIYLNGITGHGAHLVTVNDYLARRDATWMGPIYKLLGMKVGVINHEVSYLVEWEDPERAERAVRNNLSVWPNEYINMDIPPERNLEALAAFKTKLVQCSRKEAYLADATYGTNNEFGFDYLRDNMKFSLDDYVQREHNFAIVDEVDSILIDEARTPLIISGPSEDSTKLYYEIDGVVRKLKKDVDFTIDEKTRQVTPTEEGSTKIEKMLGISNIYDPTNLELLHHVIQGLRAHNLFHRDVDYMVREGKVIIVDEFTGRLMPGRRWSDGLHQAIEAKEGVEIESENQTLATITIQNYFRMYRKLAGMTGTADTEAVEFKKIYNLDVAVIPTHKPMIRIDHNDSVYKTEREKFNAVVEEIRELNSLGRPVLVGTTSIEKSERLSKMLEKLRINHQVLNAKHHEREAEIVAQAGRVGAITIATNMAGRGTDILLGGNPEFLAKDILKRKFKVESHEAEPHQFEEAMLEAKSICEAEKKKVIDLGGLHIVGTERHEARRIDNQLRGRSGRQGDPGSSRFYISLEDDLMRIFASERISKVMDRLGWEEGEPIEAKLITKSIENAQKQVEARNFDIRKHLLEYDDVLNTQRDVVYTKRKEILAGENLKENLYEMTDELLQDIASIYISEKQNAQDLDLKGLGEAIHQSFNVELDFDGLSLNGMKSAELIDYIKDRVIRSYEEKENEIGSDTMRQIERYVMLQTLDYLWKDHLLSMDHLREGIGLRGYAQKDPLYEYKKEGYEMFSDMMNRFNQDVCEKLFRVRPVSDLDMERLERRRRLEQQRMVLSRGEEEERKKPVRREQKVGRNDPCPCGSGKKYKKCCGAA; encoded by the coding sequence ATGAAAAAGATTATCGGCTCTCAGAACGAGAGAGAGCTTAAGAAACTCCGTTCCGTCATATCCAGCATAAACGAATGGGAAAACGAGCTTATAAAACTCCCTACATCAGAATTAATCAACAAGACAGCGCATTTCAGAGAGACGATTAAGAATAGACTAAATGGCGCCCAGGAACTGGAGGAAGAAGAGTATTTTAAAGGACTTGAGGATATTCTTTGGGAAATCCTTCCGGAGGCATTCGCCGTGGCCAGGGAGGCGTCCCGGAGAACATTGGGGATGCGTCCATTTGATGTTCAGCTCATAGGCGGAATGGTCCTTCACCAGGGAAAGATTGCGGAGATGAAAACGGGGGAAGGAAAGACCTTGGTTGCTGCTCTGCCTATTTATCTAAACGGTATAACCGGTCATGGTGCTCACCTGGTTACGGTGAACGACTACTTGGCCAGGCGCGATGCTACCTGGATGGGTCCGATTTACAAATTACTCGGAATGAAAGTAGGGGTTATAAACCACGAAGTTTCATACCTGGTCGAATGGGAAGACCCGGAAAGGGCCGAGCGGGCGGTAAGGAATAACCTAAGCGTCTGGCCCAATGAGTACATAAATATGGACATACCCCCGGAGAGAAACCTAGAGGCACTTGCCGCCTTCAAAACTAAGTTGGTCCAATGCTCCAGAAAAGAAGCCTATCTTGCCGACGCCACCTACGGAACCAATAACGAGTTTGGGTTCGATTACCTCAGGGACAATATGAAGTTTTCCCTAGATGATTACGTCCAAAGGGAACATAACTTTGCAATCGTAGACGAGGTGGACAGCATCCTCATAGACGAAGCTAGAACCCCACTCATCATCTCCGGCCCCTCTGAAGATTCGACCAAGCTTTACTACGAAATAGACGGTGTGGTTAGAAAACTAAAGAAGGATGTTGACTTTACCATAGACGAAAAAACCCGTCAGGTGACTCCTACCGAGGAAGGCTCGACGAAGATAGAGAAAATGCTCGGGATAAGTAACATTTATGACCCGACAAACCTGGAGCTCCTCCATCACGTGATTCAGGGACTACGGGCGCACAACCTTTTCCACCGTGACGTGGACTATATGGTGAGAGAAGGAAAGGTGATTATAGTAGATGAATTTACCGGGAGGCTTATGCCCGGGAGGAGATGGAGCGACGGGCTTCACCAGGCTATAGAAGCAAAAGAGGGTGTAGAGATTGAGAGCGAGAACCAGACACTCGCTACCATAACTATTCAGAACTACTTCCGAATGTATCGGAAGCTGGCCGGAATGACCGGTACGGCCGATACAGAGGCGGTAGAGTTTAAAAAGATCTATAACCTGGATGTGGCAGTGATTCCTACACATAAACCGATGATAAGGATCGACCACAACGATTCCGTTTACAAGACGGAGCGAGAGAAGTTTAACGCGGTCGTCGAAGAAATAAGGGAGCTAAACTCGCTGGGAAGGCCGGTGCTGGTAGGAACAACATCCATCGAGAAATCGGAAAGGTTGAGCAAGATGCTAGAGAAGCTAAGAATCAACCACCAGGTCCTGAATGCGAAGCACCATGAGAGGGAAGCAGAGATTGTGGCACAGGCCGGCAGGGTCGGCGCCATCACCATAGCCACAAACATGGCCGGACGGGGCACGGATATTCTTCTTGGAGGAAACCCGGAGTTTCTGGCCAAAGACATACTAAAAAGAAAGTTCAAGGTGGAGAGCCACGAGGCGGAACCGCATCAATTCGAGGAGGCTATGCTCGAGGCTAAGTCCATTTGTGAGGCAGAAAAAAAGAAGGTTATCGACCTCGGCGGGCTGCATATAGTCGGTACGGAGCGGCATGAAGCCAGGAGGATAGATAATCAGCTAAGAGGTAGGTCTGGAAGACAAGGGGACCCGGGTTCCTCCCGTTTCTACATATCGCTCGAAGACGATTTAATGAGGATTTTTGCCTCGGAAAGGATCTCCAAGGTTATGGACAGGTTGGGGTGGGAAGAAGGGGAGCCGATTGAAGCCAAGCTAATCACAAAATCCATAGAGAATGCTCAGAAGCAGGTCGAGGCCAGGAATTTTGACATAAGAAAGCATCTGCTCGAGTATGACGACGTTTTAAACACACAGAGAGATGTGGTTTACACCAAGAGAAAGGAAATACTGGCCGGGGAAAACCTTAAGGAAAACCTCTACGAGATGACGGATGAATTGCTTCAGGATATAGCTTCAATATACATATCCGAAAAACAGAATGCGCAAGACCTGGACTTGAAGGGGCTCGGCGAAGCTATCCATCAAAGTTTCAACGTGGAGCTTGATTTCGACGGCCTCTCCCTAAACGGCATGAAGAGTGCAGAATTAATCGACTATATAAAGGACAGAGTTATAAGGTCATACGAGGAAAAAGAAAACGAGATAGGTTCTGATACTATGAGACAGATCGAAAGGTACGTTATGCTTCAGACCCTTGATTACCTCTGGAAAGACCATCTCCTCAGCATGGACCACCTGAGAGAGGGGATCGGGCTTAGGGGTTATGCCCAGAAGGACCCGCTTTATGAATACAAAAAAGAGGGCTACGAAATGTTTTCCGACATGATGAATCGTTTCAATCAAGATGTATGCGAAAAGCTATTCCGGGTAAGACCGGTTAGCGACCTAGACATGGAGCGGCTGGAACGAAGAAGAAGGCTCGAGCAACAGCGTATGGTCCTCAGCCGGGGCGAAGAGGAGGAGAGAAAAAAACCGGTGAGGCGCGAACAAAAGGTGGGAAGAAATGACCCCTGCCCATGCGGAAGCGGAAAGAAATATAAAAAGTGCTGCGGTGCTGCATAA
- a CDS encoding LLM class flavin-dependent oxidoreductase yields the protein MGKEIKFGLSAPMPGADLEGLLKFSVKADKLGFDTVWYPDHIVFVSPTEAHEAWTVATAAATMTKNIRLGTVSDPHRMHPAVFAQRLATIDHISKGRVTLALGVGESMNLDAYGIKWNRPLARLREAMKIMQRLWASEGPVNFIGEFYTMSDAFLQVKPYQRNRIPMYIATHSPKGLRLTGEVADGWLPIDLTPNLYAEYLKTIEEGTQLGGRSLDDIDTALWAFTSVGKNVDDAYKTLEPFKYVLIMQDQLKKAGYDIEIPEEYKGLNYFNVVPQDEAGRQKFRELGKFFPREAVLDFTITGSTKDCIKKIEQYVDKGVRHFVLFYRFSPNPEKALKTYAKKIIPYFKER from the coding sequence ATGGGAAAAGAGATAAAATTCGGACTGTCCGCGCCGATGCCCGGGGCAGACTTGGAAGGTCTACTAAAATTTTCGGTTAAGGCAGATAAGCTTGGTTTTGATACCGTGTGGTACCCAGACCATATAGTTTTTGTGTCTCCGACCGAGGCCCATGAGGCTTGGACCGTAGCAACCGCCGCTGCGACCATGACCAAAAATATCCGCCTGGGAACCGTTTCCGACCCGCACAGGATGCATCCGGCTGTTTTTGCCCAGAGGCTGGCCACCATAGACCACATTTCCAAGGGAAGGGTCACCCTGGCGCTGGGGGTAGGAGAATCTATGAATTTAGATGCGTACGGAATTAAATGGAATAGGCCGCTGGCCCGGCTGAGAGAGGCTATGAAGATAATGCAGAGGTTATGGGCAAGCGAAGGTCCGGTTAATTTTATCGGGGAATTTTACACTATGTCCGATGCTTTCCTTCAGGTAAAGCCCTACCAAAGAAATAGGATTCCCATGTACATAGCCACTCATAGCCCTAAGGGGTTACGCCTTACCGGGGAAGTAGCCGATGGATGGCTCCCTATCGACCTTACCCCGAACCTTTATGCCGAGTATCTAAAAACGATCGAAGAAGGAACACAGTTGGGAGGCCGCTCCCTGGATGATATTGATACGGCTCTCTGGGCATTTACTTCCGTCGGTAAAAATGTGGACGACGCCTATAAGACGCTCGAACCCTTTAAATATGTCCTGATAATGCAGGATCAGCTCAAAAAAGCCGGCTACGACATCGAGATACCGGAGGAGTACAAGGGGCTTAACTACTTCAACGTCGTACCCCAGGACGAGGCAGGAAGGCAAAAGTTTAGGGAGTTGGGCAAATTCTTCCCGAGGGAGGCAGTCCTAGATTTCACTATAACCGGCTCGACAAAGGACTGTATTAAGAAGATAGAACAATACGTCGACAAAGGGGTGAGGCACTTTGTGCTCTTTTACCGATTCAGTCCCAACCCGGAAAAGGCGCTCAAGACTTATGCGAAGAAGATAATTCCTTATTTCAAGGAGAGATAA
- a CDS encoding MltA domain-containing protein, with protein sequence MRLASPPKNLTDDLPLDQLAKGIEENIERLNRLKIESLTFGPKAVSKDSYIKALDYLVGQIESGASREDFMETVVNNFDFYEVYGKDKWGEVLITSYFHPVIPGSKTKTSRYSQALYSVPPDLVNIRLDEFVKGVEILSPIKDQVLNQTSQLGILRGRLIPSERGGASTVMPYYTREEIESRQVLEGQNLELAWVDPIDAFFLHVQGSGTVRFEDGEEVRIGYSAKNGHPFIPISKYLLDLIPGEKMSMQAIDVYLRQLPEDKMRRILNKNPSYVFFRRLEGKLITSLGTEVVDGRTIATDQSLFPKGALAFMEFSKPVFEDEASTAPSRWEPTSRFVLDQDTGGAINGPYRVDLYWGSGKEAGRHAGVMKNQGRLYYLVPKGEFLKELLKN encoded by the coding sequence ATGCGATTGGCTTCACCACCCAAAAACCTTACCGATGACCTTCCCCTGGACCAGTTGGCAAAGGGGATTGAAGAAAACATAGAGCGGTTGAATAGATTGAAGATTGAATCGCTAACCTTCGGCCCCAAAGCGGTATCGAAAGATAGTTATATTAAGGCTCTTGATTACCTAGTGGGACAAATCGAGTCCGGTGCATCAAGAGAAGATTTTATGGAGACCGTGGTTAATAACTTTGATTTTTACGAAGTGTATGGGAAGGATAAGTGGGGTGAAGTGCTAATAACCTCTTATTTTCATCCGGTTATACCAGGGTCTAAGACGAAAACATCCCGGTATTCTCAGGCCCTTTACTCGGTTCCGCCTGACTTAGTAAACATTCGCCTGGATGAATTTGTTAAAGGCGTGGAAATCCTCTCTCCGATTAAGGACCAGGTGCTTAATCAGACATCTCAGCTTGGTATCTTGAGGGGCCGTTTAATCCCATCGGAAAGGGGTGGTGCTTCAACTGTAATGCCCTATTATACACGGGAGGAAATCGAAAGCAGGCAAGTTTTGGAGGGACAGAATCTGGAATTGGCCTGGGTGGACCCTATCGATGCGTTTTTTCTGCATGTTCAGGGGTCGGGAACGGTAAGGTTTGAAGACGGCGAAGAGGTTCGAATAGGCTATTCCGCAAAAAATGGCCACCCATTCATCCCCATCAGTAAATATTTGCTGGATTTGATCCCTGGAGAAAAGATGAGTATGCAGGCAATCGACGTCTACTTACGCCAATTGCCCGAAGACAAGATGAGGAGGATTCTGAATAAGAATCCAAGCTATGTTTTCTTCCGAAGGCTAGAAGGAAAGCTGATTACCTCTTTGGGTACGGAGGTAGTGGACGGACGGACGATTGCTACCGATCAAAGCCTTTTCCCCAAAGGTGCTCTGGCATTCATGGAATTCTCGAAGCCGGTGTTTGAGGACGAAGCTTCGACCGCTCCTTCAAGATGGGAGCCGACTTCTCGATTTGTCCTAGACCAGGATACCGGGGGAGCTATAAACGGTCCTTATCGGGTGGACCTTTATTGGGGAAGCGGAAAAGAAGCCGGACGACATGCAGGTGTTATGAAGAATCAAGGGCGTTTGTATTATCTCGTACCCAAAGGTGAATTTCTTAAGGAGCTTTTAAAGAATTAA